Proteins from one Bombyx mori chromosome 1, ASM3026992v2 genomic window:
- the LOC119628862 gene encoding uncharacterized protein LOC119628862, with translation MHSFNAILDEIPGTSKAKDEESRKVDYLTSSSSARSTSSSDSWTDAESHAYSRVKDFSEGENAKKSKCKTTSNPTEKSRKYKRNLNQQRLSQPLNSKEVRPTRPSVVLKRRLSLDSFEHSPKTSDMLIVRNQEEIKTPMKELIEASSVGIRNKYPMSEYQMQLIHLSLCDLIENINIKGSGPSFSGFIHKTDWIIIVCDNSESERWLKKAIPTLKPWPDAELSIIETRDIPIIITGTAYIPYSEALTISTAFHLLNIQNRGLNTEHWRMVSVRPETFGQTVTFTLDHDSAEVLRSLNGRITLGFEKIKIEIESNVSETPDDPVPGPSGITPKRRRTENL, from the coding sequence ATGCACTCTTTTAATGCCATCCTTGATGAAATACCTGGAACATCAAAGGCAAAAGACGAAGAATCAAGGAAGGTAGATTATCTAACATCATCTTCGTCTGCTCGAAGCACTTCGAGTTCTGATAGTTGGACAGACGCAGAATCACATGCATATAGTCGTGTTAAGGACTTCAGCGAGGGAGAAAATGCTAAGAAGAGTAAATGCAAAACAACATCAAACCCTACAGAGAAGAGccgaaaatataaaagaaacttaaacCAACAACGATTATCTCAGCCTCTGAATTCTAAAGAAGTACGGCCTACTCGTCCATCGGTTGTACTTAAGCGCAGATTATCTCTGGATTCATTTGAACATTCCCCTAAGACCAGTGACATGTTAATAGTACGCAATCAGGAAGAAATTAAAACGCCAATGAAAGAGTTAATCGAGGCTTCTTCTGTTGGAATCCGCAACAAATACCCCATGAGCGAATACCAAATGCAATTGATTCATCTATCCctctgtgatcttattgaaaatataaacataaaaggATCGGGACCGAGTTTCTCAGGCTTTATTCACAAAACTGATTGGATCATAATTGTTTGTGACAATTCGGAGAGTGAGCGGTGGTTAAAAAAAGCTATACCTACCTTGAAACCATGGCCGGACGCAGAATTGTCTATTATAGAAACACGGGACATACCAATCATCATAACAGGAACCGCATACATTCCATACAGCGAAGCTTTAACTATCAGTACCGCTTTTCATTTGTTGAACATTCAAAATCGAGGTCTGAACACAGAACACTGGAGAATGGTGAGTGTTAGGCCTGAAACGTTTGGTCAAACTGTAACATTCACTCTGGATCATGATTCCGCTGAGGTCTTACGAAGTCTAAACGGTCGCATCACACTTGGCTTCGAGAAGATCAAAATTGAAATAGAGAGTAATGTCAGTGAAACTCCAGATGACCCCGTACCAGGACCTTCGGGAATCACTCCAAAGCGTCGACGAACGGAAAATCTGTAa